A genomic window from Silene latifolia isolate original U9 population chromosome Y, ASM4854445v1, whole genome shotgun sequence includes:
- the LOC141630183 gene encoding uncharacterized protein LOC141630183, which yields MVFKNWRDICLPWDAGGFNIKDLSTWNDALQCRWLHLLAHTVEGSWASWHKAYILQHQTVWTIQTHDSFSSSLKGILTVRDRLVALAGSTSNASSLLSSWCSHGKFKVTMAYSYLRGAVQVGPWAKALTHPRIVPSHRIICSLAAQGKLATVDNMQYRGFYMVNRCSLCEAALEDHGHLFFNFSFSQEIWQQLMNWMGVNRAGSCLFSELEHAGNGGKKNWRMAWFSTTLAAAVYQVWNERNSRLFRGRKNTVHDIVRRIKFLVSSRLLMWTHHKSYMRIVASL from the coding sequence ATGGTGTTTAAAAATTGGAGGGATATCTGTTTACCCTGGGATGCAGGTGGGTTCAACATCAAGGACCTTTCTACATGGAATGATGCTTTGCAATGCAGATGGCTTCATTTGTTGGCTCATACTGTTGAAGGGAGTTGGGCTTCCTGGCACAAGGCTTATATTCTGCAGCATCAGACTGTCTGGACTATCCAAACCCATGATAGCTTCTCCTCAAGTCTTAAAGGGATCTTAACTGTGAGGGATAGACTGGTTGCTCTTGCAGGCAGTACTTCTAATGCTTCTTCTTTACTGAGTAGTTGGTGTTCTCATGGAAAATTTAAAGTCACTATGGCATATAGCTATCTGAGAGGAGCTGTGCAGGTTGGTCCTTGGGCTAAAGCCTTAACTCATCCTCGCATTGTTCCTAGTCATAGGATAATCTGCTCTTTGGCAGCTCAGGGGAAACTAGCCACTGTGGATAATATGCAGTATCGTGGTTTTTATATGGTGAACAGATGCTCTCTTTGTGAAGCTGCTCTGGAAGATCATGGACACTTGTTCTTCAACTTCTCTTTCTCACAGGAAATCTGGCAACAGCTTATGAATTGGATGGGAGTGAATCGTGCTGGTTCATGCTTATTTTCTGAACTTGAGCATGCTGGCAATGGAGGGAAGAAAAATTGGAGAATGGCTTGGTTTAGTACTACTTTGGCTGCAGCTGTTTACCAAGTTTGGAATGAACGCAATTCTCGTTTGTTTAGAGGAAGAAAGAATACTGTACATGACATTGTTAGGAGGATTAAGTTCCTAGTTTCTTCTCGTCTACTAATGTGGACACATCATAAGAGCTATATGCGTATAGTTGCTAGTCTTTGA